From one Flavobacterium sp. N502536 genomic stretch:
- a CDS encoding heavy-metal-associated domain-containing protein, translated as MEKKDFQFKTNLNCGGCVAKVQSDLDQAAGICEWNVDTTTNDKILTVQSEGATEEEIIAIIKSKGFKAEPLIA; from the coding sequence ATGGAAAAGAAAGATTTTCAATTTAAAACAAACCTTAATTGCGGTGGATGTGTAGCGAAAGTGCAATCAGATCTGGATCAGGCAGCAGGTATATGCGAATGGAATGTAGACACTACGACTAACGATAAAATACTGACTGTTCAATCGGAGGGTGCTACCGAAGAAGAAATAATTGCTATTATAAAATCAAAAGGTTTTAAAGCAGAACCTTTAATAGCATAA